One Kitasatospora sp. NBC_01266 genomic window carries:
- a CDS encoding RecB family exonuclease has protein sequence MQQTETAREAVPPSGLSPSRAGDFLTCPLLYRLRVIDKLPEPPSQAATRGTLVHAVLERLFDHPAGERTPQRAVELLRPQWERLLGERPELAELFPGESEGAGEQLTRWLADAEKLLAQWFRLEDPTRLHPVERELYVETVLDSGLKLRGYIDRVDVAPTGEVRLVDYKTGRAPSRDFEGKAMFQMKFYALVVWRWKGVIPKRLQLVYLGGGGDVVSYDPDEADLRSVERKLLALWETIGRAVATGEFPATRNRLCDWCDHQASCPEFGGTPPPYPLPITGLPPQKTVTSMTSKES, from the coding sequence ATGCAGCAGACCGAGACCGCCCGCGAGGCAGTACCGCCGAGCGGGCTGTCACCTTCACGCGCCGGGGATTTCCTGACCTGCCCGCTGCTCTACCGGCTGCGGGTGATCGACAAGCTGCCGGAGCCGCCGAGCCAGGCGGCCACCCGGGGCACCCTGGTGCACGCGGTGCTGGAGCGGCTCTTCGACCACCCGGCCGGCGAACGGACCCCGCAGCGCGCCGTCGAGCTGCTGCGCCCGCAGTGGGAGCGGCTGCTGGGCGAGCGGCCGGAGCTGGCGGAGCTGTTCCCGGGCGAGTCCGAGGGGGCCGGCGAGCAGCTGACCCGCTGGCTGGCGGACGCCGAGAAGCTGCTCGCCCAGTGGTTCAGGCTGGAGGATCCGACCCGGCTGCACCCGGTGGAGCGCGAGCTGTACGTGGAGACCGTGCTGGACTCCGGGCTGAAGCTGCGCGGCTACATCGACCGGGTTGACGTCGCGCCCACCGGGGAGGTGCGGCTGGTGGACTACAAGACCGGGCGGGCGCCCTCGCGGGACTTCGAGGGCAAGGCGATGTTCCAGATGAAGTTCTACGCCCTGGTGGTGTGGCGCTGGAAGGGCGTGATCCCCAAGCGGCTGCAGCTGGTCTACCTGGGCGGGGGCGGCGACGTGGTCAGCTACGACCCGGACGAGGCGGACCTGCGCTCGGTGGAGCGCAAGCTGCTGGCGCTCTGGGAGACGATCGGCCGGGCGGTGGCCACGGGGGAGTTCCCGGCCACCCGCAACCGGCTCTGCGACTGGTGCGACCATCAGGCGAGCTGCCCGGAGTTCGGCGGGACTCCCCCGCCCTACCCCCTGCCGATCACCGGGCTGCCGCCGCAGAAGACCGTGACGAGCATGACGAGCAAGGAGTCCTAG
- a CDS encoding response regulator transcription factor, translating into MAIRVLLVDDQPLLRTGFRMILEAESDLVVVGEAGDGQQALEQVRALQPDVVLMDIRMPRMDGVEATRRIVGPGRDGPVKVLVLTTFDLDEYVVEALRAGASGFLLKDVPAEELVQAIRVVADGAAMLAPSITRRLLDMYATRLPSGEETPSPALTALTEREMEVLRLVAKGLSNAEIAAELFVSETTVKTHVGHVLTKLGLRDRVQAAVFAYESGLVRPGAA; encoded by the coding sequence GTGGCGATCCGAGTGCTGCTGGTCGACGACCAGCCACTGCTGCGTACCGGTTTCCGGATGATCCTGGAAGCCGAGTCCGATCTGGTGGTGGTGGGCGAGGCCGGGGACGGTCAGCAGGCGCTGGAGCAGGTGCGGGCGCTGCAGCCCGACGTGGTGCTGATGGACATCCGGATGCCCCGGATGGACGGGGTGGAGGCGACCCGGCGGATCGTCGGGCCCGGTCGGGACGGCCCGGTGAAGGTGCTGGTGCTGACCACCTTCGACCTGGACGAGTACGTGGTGGAGGCGCTGCGGGCCGGGGCCAGCGGGTTCCTGCTCAAGGACGTGCCGGCCGAGGAACTGGTGCAGGCGATCCGGGTGGTGGCCGACGGGGCCGCGATGCTGGCGCCCTCGATCACCCGCCGGCTGCTGGACATGTACGCCACCCGGCTGCCCTCGGGCGAGGAGACGCCGTCGCCGGCGCTGACCGCGCTGACCGAGCGGGAGATGGAAGTGCTGCGGCTGGTCGCCAAGGGGCTGTCGAATGCCGAGATCGCCGCCGAACTCTTCGTCAGCGAGACCACGGTGAAGACGCACGTGGGCCATGTGCTGACCAAGCTGGGGCTGCGCGACCGGGTGCAGGCGGCGGTCTTCGCCTATGAGAGCGGGCTGGTCCGGCCGGGCGCGGCGTAG